The Miltoncostaea oceani genome includes a region encoding these proteins:
- a CDS encoding GntR family transcriptional regulator: MLWAIDHSSPMGLRDQIATCVRRALASGDLTVGAQLPPAAELAEALSVDRNTVLAAYRQLRDGGVLEFRRGRGVRVATAAPSAPAVVVAATELIDLARTHGMGRDDLIRLIQELT; encoded by the coding sequence ATGCTGTGGGCAATCGACCATTCGTCGCCGATGGGGCTGCGGGACCAGATCGCGACCTGCGTGCGACGCGCGCTGGCGAGCGGCGACCTCACCGTCGGCGCGCAGCTTCCCCCGGCGGCGGAACTGGCCGAGGCGCTGTCCGTCGATCGCAACACCGTCCTGGCGGCATACCGCCAGCTCCGTGACGGCGGCGTCCTCGAGTTCCGCCGGGGTCGCGGGGTCCGCGTCGCGACGGCCGCACCGTCCGCCCCGGCGGTGGTGGTGGCGGCGACGGAGCTGATCGACCTCGCGCGCACCCACGGGATGGGGCGCGACGACCTGATCCGACTGATCCAGGAGCTCACGTGA
- a CDS encoding ZIP family metal transporter has translation MTAALGWGALAASSLVIGALLGLVRPWPPRPLGLVLAFGAGALISAVSFDLAQEGAQVGGAGYLGLGLAVGAFTYFGLNRLLRRRSRHGGGGDADEAGGGSLALGAFLDGIPEQAVLGIGVASGSGVSVGLLVAIFVSNLPEAIGSATDMRAAGTPAAAIRRLWVIVAVICTAATVAGYAIADNVSGDLNAAVDGFAAGALLVMLIDSMIPEAVRKGGDVSGLATVLGFAVAAALSSVS, from the coding sequence GTGACGGCCGCCCTCGGCTGGGGGGCCCTCGCCGCGTCGTCACTGGTCATCGGGGCGCTGCTCGGCCTCGTCCGGCCGTGGCCGCCGCGGCCGCTCGGGCTCGTGCTCGCGTTCGGCGCCGGGGCCCTGATCAGCGCCGTCAGCTTCGACCTGGCCCAGGAGGGCGCGCAGGTCGGCGGGGCCGGCTACCTCGGGCTGGGCCTCGCCGTCGGCGCGTTCACGTACTTCGGGCTGAACCGGCTCCTCCGACGACGCAGCCGCCATGGGGGTGGAGGCGACGCGGACGAGGCCGGCGGCGGGTCGCTCGCGCTCGGGGCGTTCCTCGACGGCATCCCCGAGCAGGCCGTCCTCGGGATCGGCGTCGCATCCGGCAGCGGGGTGAGCGTCGGCCTCCTCGTCGCGATCTTCGTCTCCAACCTCCCGGAGGCCATCGGCTCGGCGACCGACATGCGCGCCGCCGGGACGCCCGCCGCGGCCATCCGACGCCTGTGGGTCATCGTCGCCGTCATCTGCACCGCCGCGACCGTCGCGGGCTACGCGATCGCCGACAACGTGTCCGGGGACCTCAACGCCGCGGTCGACGGCTTCGCCGCCGGCGCGCTCCTCGTGATGCTCATCGACTCGATGATCCCCGAGGCGGTCCGCAAGGGCGGGGACGTCTCCGGGCTCGCCACCGTCCTCGGCTTCGCGGTCGCCGCCGCCCTCTCCAGCGTCTCCTGA